In a genomic window of Candidatus Zixiibacteriota bacterium:
- a CDS encoding winged helix-turn-helix transcriptional regulator: MLIFIAKNPRISKQKLANKIGISTT; the protein is encoded by the coding sequence ATATTGATATTTATTGCAAAAAATCCAAGAATATCTAAACAGAAATTAGCAAATAAGATTGGAATAAGCACAACT